The Streptomyces sp. NBC_00483 genome contains the following window.
CACAGAAAGTACTCGACGTTCCCGGACGGTCCCGGCAGGGGGCTCGCGGTCACGCCGCGCACGCCGTATCCGAGCTTCCATGCCTGCTCGGCGACCCTGCGCACCGCCTCGGCCCGCAGTTCGGGGCTGCGCACGACGCCCCCGCTGCCGAGCCGCTCCTTGCCCACCTCGAACTGCGGCTTGACCATCATCACGAGATCCGCCTCCGGAGCCGCGCACCGTACGAGGGCGGGCAGCACAAGGCCGAGCGGAATGAAGGACAGGTCCCCGACCACGATGTCCACGGGTACGTCATCGATCGCCTCCAGCGTCAATTCGCGTACGTTCGTACGGTCCTTGACGGTGACGCGTTCATCGCTCTGCAGTGACCACGCGAGCTGCCCGTAGCCGACGTCGACGGCGACGACGTGCGCGACGCCGGCCCGCAGCAGCACATCGGTGAAGCCACCGGTGGACGCACCCGCGTCCAGCGCCCTGCGCCCCTTGACGTCGAGCCCCTGCGGACCGAACGCCTCCAGCGCGCCCGCGAGCTTGTGCCCGCCGCGCGAGACGTACTCGGGGTCGCTGTCGTCGGCCGCGACGACGATGGACACGCCCTCGTTGACCTGCGTCGCGGGCTTGGTCGCGACGATCCTGGCGACGCTGACCCGGCCCGCGGCGATCAGCTGGCTCGCGTGCTCGCGCGAACGCGCCAGCTTGCGGTTGACGAGTTCGGCGTCGAGGCGGCGACGTGCCACACCTGCCACGGTGGTTCAGCTCCTGTTGTCATACGTAGACGGGGACGGGGGACGTGCGTCCAGCGCGTTCAGCGCGTTCCGCAGCCCCTGATGTACATCCTCGTACACCTCGGCGTGCCCGTCCGCGGCGAGGTGGTCCACATCGCCGAGCCGTTCCAGCGACGCGTCCACCTCGGGGGTGCCCGTGGGGGTGCGCCCGATGCCGAGCGGGGCGGGGGCCGCGGGGTCGTACGAGGGTTCCGCTGCCGGTTCCCGCGCGGGTTCCGGCACGTCGGTGGGCTCGGTGGGCGTCTCGCTCATGCCCCGACGCTACCCCGAAGCGCCGGTGTACCGTCGATCACGATGGCGACGACTGAGGAGTGCCGGGCGGCGCTCGACAAACTCTCGGACAACATGGCGGGGGCCGACGGGGACGTGCGCACGGCCGCGGCCCTGGACCGCTCGCTGAGCTGCCGGATCACCGACCTCGACGTGACGTTTTCCGGCCGACTCAAGGACGGCCGGATCGAGGTCCTCGACACGCGCCCCGGGCCGCCCTCCGAGAAGGCGCAGATCCGGCTCGCGATGACCGGCGACGACCTGGTGTCGATGGTCGACGGCGAGCTGAACTTCGCTAAGGCGTGGGCGTCGGGACGCGTGAAGCTCGAGGCCTCGTTCCGCGACCTGCTGCGGCTCAGGACGCTGCTGTAGCGG
Protein-coding sequences here:
- a CDS encoding SCP2 sterol-binding domain-containing protein, which translates into the protein MATTEECRAALDKLSDNMAGADGDVRTAAALDRSLSCRITDLDVTFSGRLKDGRIEVLDTRPGPPSEKAQIRLAMTGDDLVSMVDGELNFAKAWASGRVKLEASFRDLLRLRTLL
- a CDS encoding TlyA family RNA methyltransferase yields the protein MAGVARRRLDAELVNRKLARSREHASQLIAAGRVSVARIVATKPATQVNEGVSIVVAADDSDPEYVSRGGHKLAGALEAFGPQGLDVKGRRALDAGASTGGFTDVLLRAGVAHVVAVDVGYGQLAWSLQSDERVTVKDRTNVRELTLEAIDDVPVDIVVGDLSFIPLGLVLPALVRCAAPEADLVMMVKPQFEVGKERLGSGGVVRSPELRAEAVRRVAEQAWKLGYGVRGVTASPLPGPSGNVEYFLWLRAGADQLDPADVDRAVAEGPR